From a region of the Calonectris borealis chromosome 2, bCalBor7.hap1.2, whole genome shotgun sequence genome:
- the MYLIP gene encoding E3 ubiquitin-protein ligase MYLIP isoform X1, whose protein sequence is MLCYVTRPDAVVMEVEVEAKANGEDCLNQKVLLAVMLNNILSSFGKPLTLVCRRLGIIEVDYFGLQFTGSKGENLWLNLRNRISQQMDGLAPYRLKLRVKFFVEPHLILQEQTRHMFFLHIKEDLLAGNLQCSSEHAIELSALLAQMKFGDYNQNTAKYNYEELCAKELTTTILESIIAKHKELEGLSQASAEYQVLQIVTTLENYGVEWHSVRDSEGQKLLIGVGPEGISICKDDFSPINRIAYPVVQMATQSGKNVYLTVTKESGNSVVLLFKMISTRAASGLYRAITETHAFYRCDTVTSAVMMQYSRDLKGHLASLFLNENINLGKKYVFDIKRTSKEVYDHARRALYNAGIVDLVSRSDQTPPSSPLKSSESSMNCDNCEGLSCQQTKALQEKLRKLKESMLCMVCCEEEINSTFCPCGHTVCCKTCAAQLESCPVCRSRVEHVQHVYLPTHTSLLNLTVI, encoded by the exons ATGCTGTGCTATGTGACCAGGCCGGACGCGGTGGTGATGGAGGTGGAAGTAGAGGCGAAAGCCAACGGCGAGGACTGCCTCAACCAG AAGGTGCTATTGGCTGTGATGTTGAATAACATACTCTCCTCTTTCGGAAAACCGCTGACCCTC GTTTGCAGAAGGTTGGGAATCATAGAAGTTGATTATTTTGGACTGCAGTTCACTGGCAGCAAAGGGGAGAATCTGTGGCTGAATTTGAGGAACAGGATCTCTCAGCAGATGGATGGTTTAGCCCCTTATCGATTGAAATTAAGAGTCAAGTTTTTTGTAGAGCCGCATCTTATCTTACAAGAACAGACAAG GCATATGTTTTTCTTGCATATAAAAGAAGATCTTCTTGCTGGTAATCTTCAGTGTTCTTCAGAGCACGCAATTGAACTTAGTGCCTTGTTGGCACAGATGAAGTTTGGAGATTATAACCAGAACACTGCCAAGTACAATTATGAAGAGTTGTGTGCAAAAGAGCTCACCACTACCAttttggagag CATTATTGCAAAGCACAAGGAGCTAGAAGGTCTAAGTCAAGCTTCTGCTGAATACCAGGTTCTACAGATTGTTACAACACTGGAGAACTATGGGGTAGAGTGGCACTCAGTGAGAGATAGTGAAGGGCAAAAACTCCTTATTGGTGTTGGACCTGAAGGCATATCCATCTGTAAAGATGACTTCAGTCCTATCAACAG gATTGCTTATCCTGTTGTTCAAATGGCAACTCAGTCTGGGAAGAATGTATATCTGACTGTCACCAAGGAGTCTGGTAATAGTGTAGTTCTCTTGTTTAAGATGATCAGCACAAGGGCAGCAAGTGGACTCTATAGAGCAATTACAGAGACACATGCATTTTACAG GTGTGACACTGTCACCAGTGCTGTCATGATGCAGTATAGTCGAGACTTAAAGGGCCACCTAGCATCTCTATTCCTGAATGAAAACATTAATCTTGGTAAAAAATACGTCTTTGACATTAAAAGAACATCAAAAGAAGTTTATGATCATGCAAGGCGGGCTCTTTATAATGCTGGCATTGTGGATCTTGTTTCAAGAAGTGACCAAACCCCACCAAGTTCCCCCCTTAAGTCTTCGGAAAGTAGCATGAACTGTGACAATTGTGAGGGTCTTAGCTGCCAACAAACAAAAGCTCTGCAAGAGAAGCTGCGGAAGCTAAAGGAGTCCATGCTTTGCATGGTGTGttgtgaagaagaaataaattcgACCTTTTGTCCCTGTGGCCACACAGTATGCTGCAAGACCTGTGCTGCCCAATTAGAG tCGTGTCCTGTTTGCAGATCTCGTGTAGAGCACGTCCAGCATGTGTACTTGCCAACCCACACCAGTCTTCTCAATCTGACTGTGATATGA
- the MYLIP gene encoding E3 ubiquitin-protein ligase MYLIP isoform X2, translating into MLCYVTRPDAVVMEVEVEAKANGEDCLNQVCRRLGIIEVDYFGLQFTGSKGENLWLNLRNRISQQMDGLAPYRLKLRVKFFVEPHLILQEQTRHMFFLHIKEDLLAGNLQCSSEHAIELSALLAQMKFGDYNQNTAKYNYEELCAKELTTTILESIIAKHKELEGLSQASAEYQVLQIVTTLENYGVEWHSVRDSEGQKLLIGVGPEGISICKDDFSPINRIAYPVVQMATQSGKNVYLTVTKESGNSVVLLFKMISTRAASGLYRAITETHAFYRCDTVTSAVMMQYSRDLKGHLASLFLNENINLGKKYVFDIKRTSKEVYDHARRALYNAGIVDLVSRSDQTPPSSPLKSSESSMNCDNCEGLSCQQTKALQEKLRKLKESMLCMVCCEEEINSTFCPCGHTVCCKTCAAQLESCPVCRSRVEHVQHVYLPTHTSLLNLTVI; encoded by the exons ATGCTGTGCTATGTGACCAGGCCGGACGCGGTGGTGATGGAGGTGGAAGTAGAGGCGAAAGCCAACGGCGAGGACTGCCTCAACCAG GTTTGCAGAAGGTTGGGAATCATAGAAGTTGATTATTTTGGACTGCAGTTCACTGGCAGCAAAGGGGAGAATCTGTGGCTGAATTTGAGGAACAGGATCTCTCAGCAGATGGATGGTTTAGCCCCTTATCGATTGAAATTAAGAGTCAAGTTTTTTGTAGAGCCGCATCTTATCTTACAAGAACAGACAAG GCATATGTTTTTCTTGCATATAAAAGAAGATCTTCTTGCTGGTAATCTTCAGTGTTCTTCAGAGCACGCAATTGAACTTAGTGCCTTGTTGGCACAGATGAAGTTTGGAGATTATAACCAGAACACTGCCAAGTACAATTATGAAGAGTTGTGTGCAAAAGAGCTCACCACTACCAttttggagag CATTATTGCAAAGCACAAGGAGCTAGAAGGTCTAAGTCAAGCTTCTGCTGAATACCAGGTTCTACAGATTGTTACAACACTGGAGAACTATGGGGTAGAGTGGCACTCAGTGAGAGATAGTGAAGGGCAAAAACTCCTTATTGGTGTTGGACCTGAAGGCATATCCATCTGTAAAGATGACTTCAGTCCTATCAACAG gATTGCTTATCCTGTTGTTCAAATGGCAACTCAGTCTGGGAAGAATGTATATCTGACTGTCACCAAGGAGTCTGGTAATAGTGTAGTTCTCTTGTTTAAGATGATCAGCACAAGGGCAGCAAGTGGACTCTATAGAGCAATTACAGAGACACATGCATTTTACAG GTGTGACACTGTCACCAGTGCTGTCATGATGCAGTATAGTCGAGACTTAAAGGGCCACCTAGCATCTCTATTCCTGAATGAAAACATTAATCTTGGTAAAAAATACGTCTTTGACATTAAAAGAACATCAAAAGAAGTTTATGATCATGCAAGGCGGGCTCTTTATAATGCTGGCATTGTGGATCTTGTTTCAAGAAGTGACCAAACCCCACCAAGTTCCCCCCTTAAGTCTTCGGAAAGTAGCATGAACTGTGACAATTGTGAGGGTCTTAGCTGCCAACAAACAAAAGCTCTGCAAGAGAAGCTGCGGAAGCTAAAGGAGTCCATGCTTTGCATGGTGTGttgtgaagaagaaataaattcgACCTTTTGTCCCTGTGGCCACACAGTATGCTGCAAGACCTGTGCTGCCCAATTAGAG tCGTGTCCTGTTTGCAGATCTCGTGTAGAGCACGTCCAGCATGTGTACTTGCCAACCCACACCAGTCTTCTCAATCTGACTGTGATATGA